A region from the Aphis gossypii isolate Hap1 chromosome 1, ASM2018417v2, whole genome shotgun sequence genome encodes:
- the LOC114120178 gene encoding LOW QUALITY PROTEIN: zinc finger homeobox protein 3 (The sequence of the model RefSeq protein was modified relative to this genomic sequence to represent the inferred CDS: inserted 1 base in 1 codon) — protein sequence MPSPIPVQSSSPTGGGLVDRAAGWTTDTSSETNSAAISSNAATAAAVVVADMSPEEEQSSSPVTGVIAGRDDEERRLTSPPSGSKFDSVASKPDAESESWANSSDVEKFDGKIVYNPDGSAYIIEDNSELSEDDGVDLPSELLGSGSIVDGRGVNLSQAEVFPQIANAFYVSRANYGDLYEQQQQQQTNSAPAAAALNRVFQDKKIVPEVPVMHSYRVYTVRDKTGASDNRTPPLSNDCSTVPVKPILMCFICKLSFGYAKSFVAHATGEHGVTLQEDEYNILGHKNASAIVQCVGKEKEPLVSFLEPLALSANKAHTRTASPSQSSSSSSPNAAHKVPNAFINDGNRSSSSDGGGGSGGDQKGCPESLVVHRRNSTPPTSSPSVNTVPETSVSLPQSGSPRSNVNSFSISKNNNCSNKAAASATGGRSNMYDCIMDLTRKSPISALAVSSGTSARSNSASPGASPSPGTTLSPQLISGSAPLSYPQPPPNFMTGTTIGVCPDHMNGRPSGVDCARCELILSSSRLGGVGGSLVGMHSRNSCKTLKCPKCNWHYKYQETLEIHMKEKHPESETSCVYCIAGQPHPRLARGETYTCGYKPYRCEVCNYSTTTKGNLSIHMQSDKHLNNMQELQNGGVAGNEMQRHQASSPSQHPKQSSAMSPGSTSSQHPAMNSPMINQKPKPTFRCEVCNYETNVARNLRIHMTSEKHTHNIMVLQQSVKHMQTLNALQTHHQQQMNFESLMHFHPGLTLPGDKPPPHTEAALADMAYNQALLIQMMTGGQMPPHFAGDVSPHVDTDIGLNPETMEPPPEPVDKNPNFMFQCSTCSTFVTDSLETLSHHLSTDRTKVREQEILTVVAGNYICNLCTYKTNLKANFQLHCKTDKHLQRLQHVNHVKEGGPQNEWKLKYMSSPGGVQVRCNACDYYTNSTHKLQLHCSGQRHEAASLLFRYLRDNDAGDASVYHCLLCEFSSKDKLPLLQHVRTVKHMQMEQLHQMQRRSDGKDIQTDINMVFQVTSAPQTSMSVDSDQEQDRENKGDNESPNMSMDAMKAESSEQFELDSNLNSPKITEGQEQLTPTDQKKNELYCPLCQDVFEDLINFEKHLMNIHSVNSEGLQRLLSLVNQSHWLNSSKSSQQSPPHTSTSPPSPDLDKSIEKSDEIQDQDTDENKCPTCQKVCKNIDDLCQHQNDTGHVEIKQTPNGPGYLCWKKGCNLYFTTVQNLHIHFREVHAGQQNILVSEKHVYKYRCNQCSLAFKTLDKLQAHSQYHAIRDLTKCILCRRSFRTVATFQKHLQTAHPDLAQADLEALKQNSMLQFEQSADEKMEIDESVDDEEEKDEEPECDNSDDSIAFKQQQLIEDYMNGQTLAEDGYNDSERKYKCHRCKVAFTNQKYLTHHNKTLLHRKGEKQTYPMEKYLDPNRPFKCEVCKESFTQKNILLVHYNSVLHLHKLKRSMQEQQQQLNNNNTPIVSNNSSFAAVNTSKTSGSTSEDDDKKPYKCNICKVAYTQGSTLDIHMRSVLHQTRASKLHDLALAGQVDLTKPIIEQPEQGSRPPSQNRQDAESQASSKDEQQQLQLPQQQQQQQQQQQQQQQNHHQKGNQLSCQRCNALFSNQDQLNTHQQLYCMFGTPMNMLPMNPTLAFAANNLSAAVQGPKSPSQQLTLTEEQLLKVPLALQGKKHSHMYKLLESYGFDLVMQFNENHQKRKENEKLLQELTAQIEMEQQANAVKEEINEINEEDTGDLPEVAKSTCVHCNKEFSSVWVLKAHCEEVHKDLVPFDFLEKYAKQIKCEIEKKGNEPPTVNTTTSLSSSTSVSTTTTPTARIGSPSEDVSVKTENDQDIEAQTDNADYMSNAATSSTGEPSNVNMSGVPPNIPLSVXQHLNEMQAAFNAMAASQLTQQLQQFNPMMVASMAGLGMGLPLGLNMQALAAMNLQPPLVPMMMPPPNFESIMSSQQNTIFQQQPAAIDPTGILAKQQQLLQQQQQVQQNSQQKRARTRITDDQLKILRAHFDINNSPSEDQIQEMASQSGLPPKVIKHWFRNTLFKERQRNKDSPYNFNNPPSTTLNLEEYEKTGEAKVMPLTQPLPIIENTDVMVIKEAPKTPTFAKKKPLQTSTPNNNTVVRAQSQTPTFPQQQTFAQNFSRPFTTQPMESPVKMESQVKPELKDAETSQPETKFPWGNPESPTKRRDSVEEKQNLYLHHDRGSPLDLNAAENLTLSSILTSQHQEINMSNAISTSNMLPPKISASSFTSPPQMSVTTQSGPRSISPGRSPNSSDGFPHSIMMNQSSGGSGGSTSSGKRANRTRFTDCQIKVLQEFFENNAYPKDDDLEYLSKLLNLSPRVIVVWFQNARQKARKVYENQPAVEPAPGIVEEGSNRFQRTPGLNYQCNKCLLVFQRYYELIRHQKTHCFKEEDAKRSAQAQAAAAHIAAALSSEDSNSSTVENHQGQSANSNPMTPNPTPTPSLTYPTSPIQTSSSHDKENVYNCEHCNSVFTKLDQWKEHQQVHLMNPNLFPTYHPESAFGILQQQAQLHQQQQQLQQQQSQSQQMSGSSEMNANPTSLILSMMQQNSKRTFDEFDDHSDKETEFTKDKRLRTTILPEQLDYLYQKYQIESNPSRKMLESIAQEVGLKKRVVQVWFQNTRARERKGQFRAHSQAINKRCPFCSAIFKIKSALESHLQTKHPEQCSRGYINVDNIPDEDVSMDSFASSQMSEIGQKNQTYAPNPYYQNADDVENLGKMYQESLKRYMEEMQQSTMQNGVLSEGGEKTKPEGDSPLDLSKPVDLRMDQEQDDDEDSMSECTDIMDDESPASPASSTQSGQQRLNAPGGSSSSQNKRYRTQMSNVQVKVMKALFDDYKTPTMGECEMLGREIGLAKRVVQVWFQNARAKEKKYKLQTKQNPELTGPPDECKYCRFKYTHKYSVQDHIFTSRHIALVKQHVESRMSVSDMSGNCSDGDFTVPPTPGDPHNNNLPNQQVNQLQMLQLAGLIGQSPVAQAVAMATIAKLDGKDQSQMTAEELALLPHLYNLGVSFQQGFMHPGTAMMTSPASGVPSTTAATTNGMRTTAIAAAAAAAAAAAASAGNTSTGTMTPAAGTQEHQQQQQQQSGPSGTPVRMLQLDQSVIQAIADRCRTVRPDQTAVVEVAATVPASELPAEGYAIDGGRTVGHACAKCQLAFPDNGGLAAHQQRDCRTTGSVALAHPAYGCRSCGIGANGETNTYGTVHALRAHIETAHRGYGQAAPSVAARHQQQHLQQQQQQQQHHHHHHHHLQQQHQQQQHQQQQQQQLHMQQLQPSPNLSDEMEDVVNQITALAAAKAVGRSPSPRDLNSDSNANLFCAPSADKKSSGAAAAATAKMHKFTAPPAACNVAPVSSGQ from the exons ATGCCGTCACCGATACCAGTACAATCGTCCTCGCCAACAGGTGGAGGCTTAGTGGACCGTGCCGCCGGATGGACAACAGACACATCGTCCGAGACAAACAGCGCAGCGATTAGCAGCaacgccgccaccgccgcagCAGTTGTCGTGGCCGACATGAGTCCAGAAGAAGAGCAGTCGAGCTCGCCGGTGACAGGCGTGATCGCCGGCCGGGACGATGAGGAGCGCCGCCTGACTTCACCGCCGTCGGGTAGTAAATTCGACTCGGTGGCCAGTAAACCGGACGCCGAATCTGAGTCGTGGGCGAATAGCAGCGACGTGGAAAAGTTCGACGGCAAGATTGTGTACAACCCAGACGGGTCGGCGTACATAATTGAGGATAACAGTGAGTTGAGCGAAGATGACGGTGTCGACCTTCCGTCCGAGCTCCTCGGATCTGGAAGTATCGTAGACGGCCGGGGCGTGAATCTGTCGCAAGCCGAGGTATTCCCGCAGATCGCTAACGCGTTCTACGTGTCCCGGGCCAATTACGGGGACCTGTACGAGCAGCAACAACAGCAGCAGACCAATAGCGCACCAGCCGCCGCGGCCCTCAACAGGGTGTTCCAAGACAAGAAGATAGTTCCTGAAGTGCCGGTGATGCACAGCTACAGGGTGTACACTGTCCGGGACAAGACGGGTGCGTCGGACAACCGAACGCCGCCATTGTCCAACGACTGTTCGACGGTACCCGTCAAGCCGATACTCATGTGCTTCATATGCAAACTGTCATTTGGGTATGCAAAGTCTTTCGTAGCACACGCCACCGGTGAACACGGCGTCACGCTTCAGGAGGACGAGTACAACATACTTGGTCACAAGAACGCGTCAGCCATCGTGCAATGCGTGGGCAAGGAAAAGGAGCCGCTGGTGTCGTTCCTCGAGCCCTTGGCCCTGTCCGCAAACAAAGCTCATACTCGGACCGCGTCCCCGTCccagtcgtcgtcgtcgtcgtcgccgaaCGCCGCTCACAAAGTTCCTAATGCGTTTATTAATGACGGTAATCGTTCCTCCTCCTCCGACGGCGGTGGCGGCAGCGGTGGCGACCAGAAAGGTTGTCCGGAAAGCCTGGTGGTGCACAGGCGCAACTCCACGCCGCCCACCTCTTCTCCGAGCGTCAATACAGTTCCTGAGACGTCCGTCTCCCTACCTCAATCTGGTAGTCCTAGAAGTAATGTTAACTCGTTTAgtataagtaaaaacaataattgtagtaATAAAGCCGCCGCATCTGCAACTGGCGGCAGGTCCAATATGTACGATTGTATCATGGACCTGACCAGGAAGAGTCCAATATCCGCGTTAGCCGTGTCGTCAGGTACGTCAGCCCGGAGCAACAGCGCATCGCCAGGTGCTAGCCCGTCTCCGGGAACCACACTCAGCCCACAACTCATTTCGGGCAGTGCCCCGTTATCGTATCCACAACCGCCGCCCAACTTCATGACCGGCACTACAATTGGCGTGTGTCCAGATCACATGAACGGTAGGCCCAGTGGAGTGGACTGTGCCAGGTGTGAGCTCATTCTAAGTTCCTCGAGACTGGGTGGCGTTGGTGGGTCACTAGTTGGTATGCACTCTAGAAACTCATGTAAGACGCTTAAATGCCCAAAATGCAATTGGCACTACAAATACCAGGAAACGCTAGAAATACACATGAAAGAAAAACATCCCGAATCCGAGACGTCATGCGTGTATTGTATCGCCGGACAACCGCACCCGCGGTTGGCTAGGGGTGAGACTTACACGTGTGGTTACAAACCGTATCGCTGCGAAGTATGCAACTACTCGACGACTACTAAAGGCAACCTGAGCATACACATGCAATCCGACAAACATCTTAACAATATGCAAGAGTTACAGAACGGCGGAGTTGCCGGCAATGAGATGCAAAGGCACCAAGCGTCGTCGCCGTCTCAGCACCCAAAACAGTCTTCGGCCATGAGCCCTGGATCGACGAGCAGCCAACATCCAGCCATGAACAGTCCAATGATCAATCAGAAACCCAAACCTACGTTTAGGTGCGAGGTGTGCAACTATGAAACGAACGTAGCCCGAAACCTTCGCATACACATGACCAGCGAGAAGCATACACACAACATTATGGTTTTGCAGCAAAGCGTCAAACATATGCAGACGCTCAACGCTCTACAGACTCATCACCAACAACAGATGAACTTCGAGTCGCTAATGCATTTCCACCCGGGGCTCACGCTACCCGGTGACAAACCGCCGCCTCATACCGAGGCAGCACTTGCTGACATGGCTTACAACCAGGCTTTACTCATACAAATGATGACCGGTGGACAGATGCCGCCACACTTTGCGGGTGACGTGTCTCCTCACGTAGACACCGACATCGGACTGAACCCAGAGACTATGGAACCCCCACCCGAGCCGGTGGACAAAAATCCAAACTTCATGTTCCAGTGCAGCACGTGCAGTACTTTCGTCACGGACTCGTTGGAGACGCTATCGCATCACTTGTCCACCGACCGGACCAAAGTACGCGAACAAGAAATACTCACTGTGGTGGCTGGAAACTACATATGCAACCTATGCACGTATAAGACGAACCTGAAAGCAAACTTTCAGCTGCATTGCAAGACCGACAAACATTTGCAGAGGCTGCAGCATGTCAATCATGTGAAGGAAGGCGGACCACAGAACGAGTGGAAGCTCAAGTACATGTCGTCACCCGGTGGCGTTCAAGTCAGATGCAACGCGTGCGATTACTATACAAACAGCACGCACAAGCTACAACTCCACTGTTCCGGACAGAGGCATGAGGCTGCCTCGCTGTTGTTCCGGTACCTGCGGGACAATGACGCCGGTGACGCTTCCGTCTATCACTGTTTGTTATGCGAGTTCTCCAGCAAAGACAAATTGCCACTATTGCAACACGTTAGGACCGTAAAACACATGCAAATGGAGCAGCTGCACCAGATGCAAAGGCGGTCTGACGGCAAAGATATACAAACTGACATTAATATGGTGTTCCAAGTGACCAGTGCTCCTCAAACGTCCATGTCTGTCGATAGCGACCAAGAACAAG atcgCGAAAACAAAGGAGACAACGAAAGTCCAAATATGTCTATGGACGCAATGAAAGCAGAAAGTTCTGAACAGTTCGAATTAGACTCCAATCTCAACTCGCCAAAAATAACCGAAGGTCAAGAACAATTAACTCCGACCGACCAAAAGAAAAACGAATTGTATTGTCCACTTTGCCAAGACGTTTTCGAAGATTTAATCAATttcgaaaaacatttaatgaatattcacAGTGTAAACTCCGAAGGTCTCCAACGATTGTTAAGTTTAGTCAACCAATCGCATTGGCTGAACTCATCAAAATCTTCACAACAGAGTCCTCCTCATACTTCAACTAGTCCACCGTCGCCTGACTTAGACAAATCAATTGAAAAATCTGACGAAATCCAAGATCAAGATActgatgaaaataaatgtccAACTTGCCAAAAAGTGtgcaaaaatattgatgactTGTGTCAACATCAAAATGATACTGGCCACGTCGAAATCAAACAAACACCAAACGGACCGGGTTACCTGTGCTGGAAAAAAGGTTGTAACCTATATTTTACTACAGTGcaaaatttacatattcaCTTCCGCGAAGTGCACGCCGGACAGCAAAACATTCTTGTGTCCGAAAAACACGTTTACAAATACAGATGTAACCAATGCAGTTTAGCGTTCAAAACACTTGACAAATTACAAGCGCATTCCCAATATCACGCCATAAGAGAcctaacaaaatgtatattgtgcaGACGGAGTTTCAGGACTGTTGCCACGTTTCAAAAACACTTGCAGACCGCCCATCCAGATCTAGCGCAAGCTGACCTTGAAGCGTTAAAGCAAAACTCCATGCTCCAATTTGAACAGTCAGCTGACGAAAAAATGGAAATCGACGAGTCCGTTGACGACGAAGAAGAGAAGGACGAAGAACCTGAATGTGACAATAGTGACGATTCGATCGCGTTCAAGCAACAGCAATTGATTGAAGATTACATGAACGGACAGACACTAGCTGAAGACGGGTACAATGATTCGGAAAGAAAGTACAAGTGTCACCGGTGCAAAGTGGCATTCACCAATCAGAAGTACCTGACGCATCACAACAAAACGCTTTTGCATCGCAAAGGTGAAAAACAAACTTATCCAATGGAAAAATACCTCGACCCTAACCGTCCGTTCAAGTGCGAAGTATGCAAAGAGTCATTTACGCAAAAGAATATACTTTTGGTGCACTATAACTCTGTACTTCATTTACACAAGCTAAAGCGATCTATGCAagagcaacagcaacagctaaacaataataacacacCTATCGTATCAAACAATTCATCTTTCGCCGCCGTGAATACGTCTAAGACGTCGGGCTCAACGTCGGAAGATGACGACAAAAAACCGTACAAGTGTAACATATGCAAAGTCGCTTACACACAAGGGTCGACACTGGACATTCATATGAGATCAGTCTTGCACCAAACCAGAGCTTCAAAGCTGCACGATCTTGCATTGGCCGGACAAGTAGACTTGACCAAACCAATAATCGAGCAACCGGAACAGGGCAGTAGACCACCATCACAAAACCGACAAGATGCCGAAAGTCAAGCGTCCAGCAAAGATGAACAACAACAATTACAACTAccacaacaacaacagcagcagcaacaacaacaacaacaacaacaacaaaaccaCCACCAAAAAGGTAACCAGCTAAGCTGTCAGCGATGCAATGCTTTGTTTTCGAACCAAGATCAACTTAACACTCACCAACAGCTGTACTGCATGTTCGGAACTCCGATGAATATGTTGCCGATGAATCCGACGCTAGCTTTTGCGGCCAATAACTTGAGTGCTGCCGTGCAAGGGCCAAAATCACCGTCGCAGCAGTTAACGCTGACCGAAGAACAACTGTTAAAAGTGCCATTGGCGCTGCAAGGTAAAAAACACTCACACATGTACAAGCTCTTGGAGAGCTATGGGTTTGATCTAGTGATGCAATTCAATGAAAACCACCAAAAACGAAAGGAAAATGAAAAGTTGCTGCAAGAGCTTACCGCCCAGATAGAAATGGAACAGCAGGCAAACGCCGTCAAAGaggaaattaatgaaattaatgaaGAAGATACCGGTGACTTGCCAGAAGTTGCTAAGTCGACATGCGTGCATTGTAATAAGGAGTTTTCCAGCGTGTGGGTGCTAAAAGCTCATTGTGAAGAAGTACACAAGGACCTAGTGCCGTTCGATTTTCTTGAGAAGTATGCCAAACAGATTAAATGTGAGATTGAAAAGAAGGGTAACGAACCGCCAACTGTCAACACGACCACATCATTGTCATCATCAACATCTGTGTCCACTACTACAACGCCGACGGCCAGGATTGGTTCGCCGTCCGAGGATGTGTCCGTGAAGACAGAAAATGATCAGGACATCGAAGCACAAACAGATAACGCTGATTACATGTCTAACGCTGCTACATCGTCAACTGGTGAACCGTCAAACGTTAACATGTCCGGTGTGCCACCGAACATTCCTTTGTCGG GCCAACACTTGAATGAAATGCAAGCGGCGTTCAATGCGATGGCCGCTTCGCAGCTTACTCAACAGCTACAACAGTTTAATCCTATGATGGTGGCCAGTATGGCCGGTCTTGGTATGGGGCTTCCTTTGGGCCTCAACATGCAAGCGCTCGCCGCTATGAATCTTCAACCACCGTTGGTCCCAATGATGATGCCACCACCAAATTTCGAATCTATAATGAGTTCGCaacaaaatacgatttttcaaCAACAACCCGCCGCCATAGACCCGACTGGTATCTTGGCTAAACAACAACAGTTACTCCAACAACAGCAACAAGTG caACAAAATTCGCAACAAAAACGAGCGAGGACACGCATCACTGATGATCAATTGAAAATCCTACGTGCTCATTTTGACATAAACAATTCTCCATCTGAAGATCAAATTCAAGAAATGGCTAGCCAAAGTGGTCTCCCTCCTAAAGTCATCAAACATTGGTTCAGAAATACATTGTTTAAGGAAAGACAAAGAAATAAAGATTCTccgtacaattttaataatccaCCATCAACCACATTAAATTTGGAAGAATACGAGAAAACGGGTGAAGCGAAAGTGATGCCTCTTACTCAACCTCTACCAATAATTGAAAACACTGACGTTATGGTCATTAAAGAAGCACCTAAGACACCTACGTTCGCAAAAAAGAAGCCTCTACAGACCAGCACTCCAAATAATAACACTGTTGTGCGAGCACAAAGTCAAACGCCCACATTTCCACAACAACAGACATTCGCTCAAAACTTTTCGAGACCGTTCACCACACAACCAATGGAGTCTCCGGTGAAGATGGAGTCACAAGTTAAACCGGAACTGAAAGATGCCGAAACCAGTCAACCCGAAACGAAATTTCCATGGGGCAATCCCGAGTCTCCGACCAAACGTAGAGATTCGGTtgaagaaaaacaaaacttgTACCTCCATCACGATAGAGGGTCCCCACTTGATTTAAACGCGGCTGAAAATCTCACTTTGTCCTCGATACTCACTTCTCAACATCAAGAAATAAATATGTCAAATGCGATTTCTACCAGTAATATGCTACCACCGAAAATATCTGCATCGAGTTTTACGTCACCGCCACAAATGTCGGTAACTACACAGTCAGGCCCAAGGAGCATTAGCCCTGGTAGATCTCCTAATTCATCCGATGGGTTTCCGCATTCAATCATGATGAACCAGAGCAGCGGTGGTTCCGGTGGTTCTACTTCATCTGGTAAAAGAGCAAATAGAACCCGTTTTACAGACTGCCAGATCAAAGTGCTTCAAGAGTTCTTTGAAAACAACGCTTATCCAAAAGACGATGATCTCGAGTATCTATCTAAATTGTTGAACCTGAGCCCGAGAGTGATTGTTGTGTGGTTCCAAAATGCCCGTCAAAAAGCTAGAAAAGTTTACGAAAACCAGCCAGCTGTAGAACCTGCACCAGGTATTGTTGAAGAGGGATCAAATCGATTTCAAAGAACACCTGGTTTGAATTATCAGTGTAATAAATGCCTGTTAGTGTTCCAGAGATATTATGAACTTATTAGACATCAAAAGACGCACTGTTTCAAAGAAGAAGACGCTAAAAGGTCAGCTCAAGCCCAGGCAGCGGCCGCCCACATTGCAGCTGCACTGAGTTCCGAAGATTCCAACTCGAGCACTGTAGAAAATCATCAAGGACAAAGTGCCAATTCTAATCCGATGACTCCGAATCCAACACCAACTCCGAGTTTGACGTATCCAACGTCACCGATTCAAACGTCATCTTCACATGACaaagaaaatgtttacaacTGCGAACACTGTAATTCGGTGTTTACAAAACTTGACCAATGGAAAGAACACCAACAAGTTCATCTAATGAACCCAAATTTGTTCCCTACATATCATCCTGAAAGTGCTTTCGGGATTTTACAACAACAAGCACAATTACAccaacaacaacagcagctCCAACAACAACAATCCCAGTCCCAACAAATGAGTGGTTCGTCCGAAATGAACGCTAACCCTACATCATTGATTTTGTCCATGATGCAACAAAATAGCAAAAGAACATTTGATGAATTTGACGACCATAGTGACAAAGAAACAGAGTTCACCAAAGACAAACGCTTGAGGACTACTATTTTACCCGAACAGTTGGattatttgtatcaaaaatatcaaatcgaAAGTAATCCATCTAGAAAAATGTTAGAAAGTATTGCACAAGAAGTGGGTCTAAAGAAACGCGTGGTCCAAGTGTGGTTCCAAAATACCAGAGCCAGAGAGCGAAAAGGTCAGTTCAGAGCTCATTCGCAAGCGATCAATAAGAGATGTCCGTTCTGTTCtgctattttcaaaatcaaatcaGCATTAGAATCGCATTTGCAAACCAAACACCCGGAACAGTGTTCCAGAGGATACATTAACGTAGATAACATTCCGGATGAAGATGTCAGTATGGACTCGTTCGCGTCATCCCAGATGAGTGAGATTGGGCAAAAGAACCAGACTTATGCGCCGAATCCGTACTATCAGAATGCGGATGACGTGGAAAACTTGGGTAAAATGTACCAAGAATCATTGAAGAGATACATGGAGGAGATGCAACAGTCAACCATGCAAAACGGTGTTCTGTCCGAGGGTGGCGAGAAAACCAAACCGGAGGGAGACAGTCCGTTGGATCTGAGCAAGCCTGTGGATTTACGTATGGATCAAGAGCAAGACGATGATGAAGACAGCATGTCAGAGTGCACTGATATTATGGATGACGAAAGTCCAGCGTCGCCGGCGTCCAGCACTCAGAGCGGACAGCAGAGATTAAACGCTCCGGGTGGCAGCAGTAGCAGTCAAAACAAACGGTACCGGACGCAGATGAGTAACGTGCAAGTAAAAGTGATGAAAGCACTATTTGATGACTATAAAACCCCTACAATGGGTGAATGCGAGATGCTAGGTCGTGAGATCGGCTTGGCAAAGCGCGTGGTTCAGGTGTGGTTCCAGAACGCACGGGCTAAGGAAAAGAAGTACAAGCTGCAGACGAAGCAAAACCCAGAGCTGACTGGGCCACCGGACGAGTGCAAATATTGTCGATTCAAATATACACACAAGTACTCCGTCCAGGACCACATATTCACCAGCCGACACATTGCCTTGGTAAAGCAGCACGTGGAGAGCCGCATGTCGGTGTCCGACATGTCGGGCAACTGCAGTGACGGTGATTTCACGGTGCCGCCCACTCCAGGCGACCCACACAACAACAACCTACCCAACCAGCAAGTCAACCAGCTGCAGATGCTCCAGCTGGCCGGGCTCATTGGCCAGTCGCCCGTGGCGCAGGCTGTGGCCATGGCCACCATTGCGAAATTGGATGGCAAGGACCAGTCGCAGATGACCGCCGAGGAGCTGGCTTTGTTGCCGCATCTGTACAACCTGGGCGTGAGTTTCCAGCAAGGATTCATGCACCCGGGCACAGCCATGATGACGTCGCCAG